A region of the Fusobacteria bacterium ZRK30 genome:
CAGTCTAAGTTATTTAAACTAGATCAGCATCTGACTACTCTGGGAACAGAAAATGAAAAAGGTACCGGTTTAGGTCTTATCATCACAAAGGAATTCATCCACCTTAACAGAGGAAGTCTGGGAGTGGATTCTATTAAAGATCAGGGAACGACTTTTATTCTCAAACTCCCTGCATATAAAGAAATATAAAAATTAAAAGTATTACGTGCAACTAGTTATTCAAAGAAAGGTATAAAGATGAAATATAATAAAATTAAAAATATAGATAAAGAAATATCTCTTTTGGGTTTTGGCTGCTGGGCTCTATCCAAACACGGATGGAAAGATGTTAACCAGGAAGAAGCTATTAAAACTCTGGAGAGGAGTATTGAACTAGGTGTAAACTTTTTTGATACTGCACCAATCTACGGATTTGGGAAATCAGAGGAGATCCTAGGCGAAGTTACAAAGAGTATTCGTAAAGATATAGTTATAGCCAGTAAATTTGGTCTTCGATGGAATGAATGGGGACATGTTACCCATGATATATCCAGAGATTCAATTTTGTTTGAAATAGAAGCTACTCTAAAGAGGTTAAAGACCGACTATATCGACCTCTACCAAGTTCACTACTTAGACAACAAAACATCATTAGAGGCAGTATTTGGGACTCTCAGCGAGTTAAAAGAACAGAACGTAATAAAAGGTGTAGGCGTATCTAATTTTAAGCTGGAGGATCTGAGACAGGCGTCCAATATATGTGATATCAGTAGTATTCAAAATCAATATAATATGTTACAAACCAATGATGAAAAAGATATCCTGCCTTTTTGTCAAAGTAACGATATTGGATATATCTCTTACAGTACTCTAGCTCAAGGGTTACTGTCAGAGAAAGTAAAAAAAGGATATAAATTTGCCAAAATGGATATAAGGAAATTTAATGACTTATTTCATGACAGGGAAACCTTTGATAGAATCGAAACCTTGAAATCCCCTGATAAACCTCTGATAGAAAGTGCTTTTGAGTATGTTATGAAACAAGAACCTCTCAAATCTATCTTAGTCAGCACCACAAAGGTTAAAAATTTAGAAGAAAATATAAGGCTGATAAAAAAATTAAGCAATAGGTAATAAAATAAAAAGCAGAAATTAGAATTATCTAATCTCTGCTTTTTATTTAAATTATATTTGGAAATTAATGCTCAAATAACATGTGAGGCTACTTTTTTACAAACTTAGCCAATACACCATTTACAAATTCATGTGATGTTGCATCCCCATAAATTTTAGCTAATTCGATAATCTCATTCAATACAATTTCAAAACCAGTTTCTTCGTACATCAATTCATATACACCAAATCTAAGTAATGATCTCTCTACATTTCCTACAGTTTCTAACGACCATTCATCCATCTTTTCAGCTATCTCTTGGTTTATAGTACCATAGTGTTTGTCTATTCCTGCTGCAAATTCTTTAATGAATTCCACTTCTGTTTTAGTCAAAGTAAGTTCTTCAACGTTGTTAGAAGTTTCTTCATCTTCCGATATTTCCACTCTTCTGTTCCCATCTTCTAAAAATTCTTCCAATCTTTCTAATGGTGTTACCTTGTTCATGTCAGCTTCAAATAAAAGCTTGAATAACTCTTCTCTTGCGATCTTTCTACTCATAATTTTCCCTTCCTATTCTTCTTTTAATCTATTAATCAATATTTTTTTTAGCTTTTTAATATTTTCCTTATCTCCAAAGATAGACCCCAATAAAGTTGTCAACATAACTACTATCATAGGTATAATACCATGGGTTATAAAGATATAACCAAAAGCAAATCCCATCAGTCCACCTATATATTTTTTACTATTTATTGCTAATCTTTCTATCAATTCCTCTAACATAATTAATCACCTCTTCCATTATTAGATTTATCTTTAATTAACTTAGTTACTCTAAGTTCAATTTCTGTAATACTCAAATCTAAATAACTTTCAATCCGATCTTTAATATCTTGCTGGATCAAATTAAGGTCATCTGAAAGGGACTGACTAGACATTATATCAATAGATACAAAAATTTTCAATTTTTTTCCATTAGTTTTATTTTTTACTTTTAAATTTCTAACTTTTGGATGCTCTCCTACCACTTCTTTCACTATATTATTTACAGAATTTGAAGATATTTTTAACATTCCATTAGGAGTTTTCATCCTTAATTCTTTTGGTCTTTCAAAAAGATTAATCAATTTTTCTACAAATAGTAATAGATAAACAAGTGATATTCCTGCTACAGCACCTCTGGTTATCAGGCTGTTAAAATCCAATATCTCTAAGTATGCCGGAAACATCCCTATATATATCCCAAGTACAGCCAGGATGAAGATCCCTATCCAAGCTATTCCAAAAATAAATTTCATAAACATATCCATTCCCCCAAATTTAAACCTTAAAAATATAAGAGGCGTATAACGCCTCTAGTCTAATATTACTTCTTCTTTTGAAATTTCTTTCACCTTAACATCCTGAATATAGACATTTACTTCTACAACTTTAAGACCAGTCAATTCTGTAATATTTTTAATTATATTTTCCTGTACATTAGTAGCTACTACTGGGATTGGAAAACCATACTCTACAACTATATGTACATCTACACTACACTCTTTCTCTCCTACTTCAACCTTTACTCCCTTAGTCATCTTATTGATACCTAAGATCTTATTCACTTCATCAGTTACTCCACTTGTCATCTTGTAGATTCCATCCACTTCTATTGTTGCTTTTGCTGCTATTACCTTTACTACGTCATCAGCTATTTTAATGTTTCCTAATTCAGACATCTGTCCACCTCCAAAATTATCTTACACTTATAAACAGTTACACTTATAGTATATCATTTTTTTTATCATTTCCTATCTTTTTTATTAATATATACTAAATTAAATTTTGATTTTATTATTTTAAGGAAAAAGGAGGACCATATCCTCCTTTTAAATTTTTATCCCTTTAAATATTCAGGAAAATTTTTCTCTATAAAGTTAGTTGAATAATTTCCACTTTTAAACTCTTCATTTTCTAATACTTTTTCATGGAATTTAATAGTAGTTTCTACTCCCTCTATCTTGTACTCTTCCAGTGCTCTCTTCATTCTGATGATAGCTTCCTCTCTGTCTACCCCATGAACTATTAATTTTCCGATCATAGAATCGTAATATGGCGGTATGCTATAACCTTGGTATGAATGAGAGTCTACTCTAACTCCTATTCCACCTGGAACGATATATCTTTCCAACGTTCCTGCTGAAGGCATAAATCCATTTTCCGGGTCCTCTGCATTTATTCTACACTCAATAGAGTGCCCATGAAGTTCTATGTCTGATTGTTTCACATGGAGTTCATGACCTGATGCTACAATTATTTGAGCTTTAATTATATCAAAACCTGTAATAGCTTCAGTAACAGTATGCTCAACTTGTACCCTTGTATTCATCTCCATAAAGAAAAAGTCATTATTTACATCTACTAAAAATTCCAAAGTTCCAACAGAATCATAGTTTATGGCCTTAGCTAATTTTACAGCTGCTTCCCCCATCTTTACCCTTACATCTTCCGGTAAAGTAGCTGATGGTGCTTCCTCAACTAATTTTTGATGTCTTCTTTGAATAGAGCAGTCTCTTTCTCCTAAATGAACTACATTTCCAAATTTATCTCCTACAATCTGAATCTCTATATGTCTTGGATTTTCTACATATTTTTCCACGTAACAATCTGGATTTCCGAATGCTGCATCGGCTTCATTTTGAGCTGCTCTAAAATTCACTGCAAACTCATCATCATCTCTAGCTATTCTCATCCCTTTTCCACCACCACCGGCAGTGGCTTTTATCATTACCGGGTAACCTATCTTCTCATGAACTACCTTTTTAGCATCTTCCATTTTATGTATTATTCCAGTTCCATTAGTAAGAGGTACTCCATTTTCTACTGCTGTGGCACGAGCTGTAGCTTTATCTCCCATGTTGTTGATACACTCTGGACTAGGTCCTATAAATACTATTCCATGTCTTTTGCAGATCTTTGCAAAGTCAGCATTTTCAGCTAAAAATCCATATCCTGGATGGATAGCTTCTGCACCTGTAGCCTCTGCTGCTGCGATTATATTTGGTATTTTTAAATATGATTCAGTACTCATTGCAGGCCCTATACAAATAGCTTCATCTGCTAAGGTTACATGCAAACTATCTTTATCTGCAGCAGAATATACAGCAACTGTCTTTATTTCTAACTCCTTTGCTGCTCTGATTATTCTAACTGCTATCTCTCCACGGTTAGCGATTAATATCTTCTTAAACATCTTTTTTCCTCCTAATTATTCTCCTATTTTAACCAATACTTTTCCGTATTCGGCAACCTCTCCATTTTTTACTAAAATCTCTTTTATTTCCCCATCAAATTCACTTTTTATATCTGTTTTAATACCTATTGCTTCTACATAACCAACTTTTTGACCTTTTTTTACAGTCATTCCTACTGTAATCATAGGTTTTTCATCTTTATCTATATAGTAAAATCTTCCTACACTTTCAGATATTATCTCTTTTACTTCTTCTGCCGCAGCTACTTCTTCGGCTGCTTCTTCTATTTCTTCTACCTCTTCTACTATACTTCCCCCTAATACTAACTTAGGCTTCTTTATAAGAAGTTTAAAATCTTTTTCCTCTATAGATATCTCTGTAAGTTGTGACTCACCTATTACTTTTATTATCTCATTGATAGTATTCATATCGTTTTTCATCTTGCCTCCCCATAATCTCATTTAGTCGCTCTAAATTTTAACACATATAATATCTTCTTTCAAGAAATAAAATACACCTGTTATTTAATCTTCATTTTATCAATTCCCAGGAGTTCTGCTACCTGATGGATAAATTCTGAGCTAGGTTCTACTTTATATTTTTCTCCTAACTCTACCACTCTGTTCCCGTCTTTTTCCCTAAGTGCAATGTAGACCTTATGCTTTCCCCTGTGATTCAATAATATCTGCTTTAATTTGGGCAGCTTTATCTTGGTTTCTTCATCCACTAATATATATACCTTAAAACTTGGCACTTCTACTATATCTTCTAAATATTTCACTTCTCTCACAACTATCTTTTTTTCTTCGTTTCCACCAAAAAAGTCCAGCTGTACACTGCCCTCTAAATATACAGTATTTCCCTCTACAAGGTAGTTGGACAACTTGTCAAATTCATTAGGGAATACAGTACAGCTAACTGTTCCAAAGTGATCCTCTAAAGTAAATACAGCCATCATCTGTTTATTTTTTTTAGTTATTATCTTTTTTATCCCGCTGATTATTCCGCAAGTCCTTACATGATGTGGTCTGTCGACTTTTAATTCCACCAATTTATCCAGTTCATAGACATTTAGCAGTTCATTGTATTTATCCAATGGATGCCCGGTAAAGTAAAATCCAAGGTACTCCTTTTCTCCCTTTAGAATATTTTCTATCTTATATTCTTCCATAGTTCCCATGGTAAAACTCTCTATAGTAGCACGAGCTTCCCCAAACAGGTTCATCTGCTGAATCTCGTCTTCCTTGGCTACACGAGCTGCATAGACCAAAGATTTTTCTATACAACTATATTTTTCCCTTCTATTCCCTGGTAGATTATCCAATGTCCCTGATAATACCAGTGCTTCCAAAGCTTTTTTATTCATCCCTATCTTCTTGGTCCGAACAACAAAATCTTCAAAAGTTTTATACATACCAAACTCTTCTATATCTTTACTGAGTTTATCTATTATTCCTTCACCTAAGTTTTTTATGGCAGACATACCAAATCTGATCTGATCCCCATCCACTATAAATTTATTGTTAACTTTATTTATATCAGGCAAGCCTACATCTATCCCATGACTTTTAGCATCATCTATATAGATAGCCAGCTTATCGTTATTACCACGTTCAGAGGTCATAAGAGCCGCATAGTAGTATTTCGAATAGTACTCCTTAAAGTACGCTGTCCAATAAGCTATAAGTCCATAAGCTGCCGAATGAGACTTGTTAAATCCATACCCGGCAAATTTATCTATAAGATAGAAAACATTTTCTGCCACCTTTTTTTCATATCCGTTTTTTACTGATCTTTCGATAAAGGTCAGTCTATTCTCTTCCATCAGTTCTGCTATCTTCTTTCCCATGGCACGACGAAGGAGATCAGCTTCCCCTAAGGAATAATTTGCCATAATAGAAGCTATCTTCATTACCTGTTCCTGGTATAATATTACTCCATATGTTTCCTTCAATACCTCTTCCAGACTTTCATGAGGATATTTAGCATCCTTCAATCCATTTTTTACACCTATATAATCGTCTACCATACCCGATCCCAGAGGCCCCGGCCGATATAGGGCTAAAACTGCAATAACATCATCAAAATTATTAGGTTTTAATTTTTTCAATAACTTTCTTACCCCTCTGGATTCCAATTGAAATACTCCTAAAGTATCTCCCCTTTGGAGTGCATCATATACAAGTGGGGCATCTAACGGGACATCACTGAGTTCTATTTTTATCCCCACTCCATCCTCTATATAATCTATAGTTCTTTGAAGTATCGTCAGATTCCGCAATCCCAAGAAATCCATTTTTAATAAACCCAAATCCTCTAACTCTTTCATTTGATATTGGGTACAGACCTGTTCACCTTTAGAATCGGAATATAGCGGCACATCATTGGTCAGAGGATTTTTAGTTATCACTACACCTGCTGCATGAACAGAAGCATGCCTTACCTTATTTTCCAATCCTCTGGATATATCTATTATTTTTTTAGACTCGTCATCTGTATCATAGGCTCTTTTAAACTCACCTATATCACGAATAGCTCTATCTATTGTATAAAACTGGGGGATTAATTTGGCCAATTTATCGACCTTGTAAAGAGGTATATTTAAAGCCCTTCCTACATCTCTTATGGCAGCTCTGGCCTTCATCGTTCCAAAAGTAATTATCTGAGCTACTCTGTCTCTGCCATATTTTTTCCCTACATATTCTATGAGTTCATGCCGTCTTTCCTGGCATATATCTATATCTATATCTGGCATAGATATCCGTTCAGGATTGAGAAATCTTTCAAATATAAGGTTATACTTTATGGGATCCAATTCTGTTATCCCAAGGGTATAAGCGACCATACTACCTGCAGCAGATCCCCTTCCGGGACCTATAGGTATATTCTGTCTTTTAGCATAATCTATGAAATCCCAGACAACAACAAAGTACTCCTCATACCCCATTCTGCTTATGATCTCCAGTTCATACTCTACTCTTTCTATGGCCTTTTCCTCTACTCCATTGGGATACCTTTTATCCAATCCATCATAGACTAATTTTCTAAGATACTCATGTACACCTTTAAATTCTTTTTCGACTTCATATTCCGGGAATTTAAATTTACCAAATTCAATCTCTAAGTTACATTTTTCCGCTATCTTTACTGTATTTTCCAGGGCACCTTCATATTTTCCTAATTTTTCTACCAATTGATCCCTGCTTTTCATAAATAATTCAGTGGTATGGATTCTCATCCTCTTCTCATCATCTACCTTGCTTCCTGTCTGTATACAGATCAGGACATCCTGTAACCCATGCTGTCCATAATGAGCGTAGTGAACATCGTTTGTTCCCACTACTTGAAGATCATATTCCTTTGCCACCTCATATAATTTATCGTTCATAGGGTATTGTTCAGGAATTCCATTATCCTGTAACTCTATATAAAAATCTTCCCTTCCAAATATATCTATATAGGAATTTACAACATCCCCTAACTCCTCAGCAGTTTTTTCATCTGTGATGCCATGGGCTATCTCCCCCTGCATACAGGCTGATAATCCTATGAGTCCCTCACTATATTTTTTCAAAACAATTTTATCTATCCTGGGCTTATAGTAAAATCCCTCTAAGTACCCTATAGATGATAGTTTCATAAGGTTTTTATAACCTACTTCATTTTTAGCTAAAAGTACCAGATGATAGGTTGTTTTTTCCTTTTCTTCCATAGAGCCCAAGCTTATATATGCTTCCATTCCTAAGATTGGTTTTATCCCTCTTTTTCGTGCTTTCTTATAAAATTCTATGGCACCAAACATATTTCCATGATCGGTAATTGCCACACTATCCATCTTTAGTTCCAGAGCACGATCCAGATACTCATCTATCTTCCCCACTCCGTCTAGGAGGCTATATTCTGTATGTAGGTGTAGATGCACAAATTTATTTTTCATAGTTCCCTCCCTTTCTGCTGTTAGTAGTTATGACTTTTTTACTATTTATTAATTAAATAATCATTATTCATTCTCTTTTATAATCTTATTTTAGCACATTTTTTCTAGGGTTTCCTAAAAAACCTTAATTTTTTTATCAATTAAAAAATCCTCCTACAAAACTAAATCACTTTAGATCGTAGGAGGTTTCAATTTTTATTTTATCTTTCCTAAAATGTCTCTTACTGCTAATATTCCCATTACTGCTGCGATATTTAATCCACTTCCATAACCTGAGCTATCTCCTACTGAGTAAAGACCCTTTACAGTCGTTTCCATATTTGAATCGATAGTCATCCTTGTACTTCTAAACTTGATCTCTGGGAAATATAACAATAGATCGTTAGATGCAAATCCAGGAGTTACCTTATCATGTACTTCTATAAATTCCATGATGTTATCTAAAATTCTCTTTGGACAAGCCAATGAAATATCTCCTGCTACGTAATCTTCCGTTGTAGGTTCTATATTCAATCTAGACATTCTCTCCTCTGTAGATCTTCTACCTGCTTTTAGATCCCCATATGACTGGCATAATACCTTTCCACCTGTTAGCATAGTGGACATCTTAGCAATAGAAGCTGCATATTCAAAGGGCTGATTAAATGGCTCTGTAAATGATTTAGTACATAACAATGCTAAGTTTGTATTAGTTGATTTTTTATTCTTATATGCATGACCATTAGCCAGCATAATATTATCACTATGCTTTTCTACAGCTATAAATCCACTGGGATTACTACAGAAAGTTCTCATCTTATCATTGTATTTTTTTGTGTAAAATACCATCTTTGCTTCATAGAAATTTTTGTTGATAGTTTTCATTACTACATCAGGGATCTCTACCCTTACACCGATATCTACCGATCCTGCACTATATCCTATCCCATGTTTTTGGCACATTTTCATCATTTGCTTAGCTCCACTTCTACCTAGAGCTGTTATGATTTTATCACTATAAAAAGTTTTTTCCCCTTCTTTAGTCTCAATAACTGCACCTTTTACCTTCCCATCTTCAATTATTAAATCTTTAAAATCTGAATTTGAGCTAAATTCTACACCTTTTTCTAAAAGAGTATTTATTAATTTAGAGTATAATTCTCTAGAACCATCAGTTCCTAAATGCATAGTAGGGGTATCTACTAATTGAATATCGTTTTCAATACACCTTCTCTTTATTAATTCCATCTCATCATTATAAACTAACCCTGTAGGCTCATCATCAAATCCAAAATTTTTATAGATGTCCGCAACATACTGAATAGTCTCATTAACTAAAGTTTTACTAGTTATAGTATGTACGTCTCCTCCTACCCTGTAGTCCATATTAAATTTTGAATCCGAATAAGCTCCTGCTCCACTCACACCATAAATGATAGCACAAGTAGGACATTTTACACATCTACCTAGCTTCTCTTTAGGACATACTCTTTTATCCAACATTTGACCCTTATCTATCACCATTATCTTAAGGTTTGGATTTTTATTGATAGCTTCATATGCTCCAAAGACACTAGCTTGTCCACCACCAGCAAATATAATATCATATTTCATTTTATACCTCCTAAAAATTAAAAAAATCTAAGTATATACATCTATATTAGTATACACTTAGATTATGTTTTATGTTTTCAAAGTTGCAAGTATCTATCTCATATTTTAACATGAGATTATTTAAACCTATATAGTTTAAATCCAATACTTTGTTCTTCATTTGTTTTTCTCCTAAACTTATCTTATTTTTTAAGCAGTGAATATTTTATCATTTTTTATACTTTTCTACAAGGATTTTTTTTATTTAAGAGATCTGAATAGACAGATTATTCTAATCTATATAAATAAAAAATACTGAATACTATATTACTTTTTATTTATATACATAGGTCATATTTTTACCATTCTTTTTAGCAATATATAATGCTTTATCCGCTTGATTTATAAATTCTTTTTTTTCAATAAATCTCGTAGGTATAACACTGGAAACCCCTATACTGATAGTTACAAATCTAGAGGTGTCTACCCCTTCATTGAGTATCTGTAACCCCTCTACATTTTTTCTTATTTCCTCTGCAATTAACTCTGCTCCTTCAGAATCAGTTTCCGGCAGCAATACTATAAATTCCTCCCCACCTAATCGTGCAACTTCATCAGTTATTCTTCTCAATGTTTTCTCAATTATTTTAGCAACATCTTTTAGACACTCATCTCCTTTAAGATGACCATAGGTATCATTAAAGTTTTTAAAATTATCTATATCAATCATCAATGCTGAAAAAGATCCATTGCTTCTAATGGTTCTAGCCCACTCTAAATTAAACATCTCCTCAAAGGCTCTTCTATTAAAGACTCCTGTCAATTCATCAATTCTTACAAGATGATTAAGTTTTTTTTCTACCAATTCCAGTTGGGTTATCTTTTCTTCTAATGCTCTTGTTTTTTCTTCAATTATTTTCGTCTGTTCATTGAGTTTAACAAATACCTTTACTTTACTTTTTAAAATTTCATTACTTATTGGTTTATATAGATAATCAACCGCTCCTAATTCATAGCCCTTAAATATGTATTCTTCCTCTTTATTGATAGCCGTAATAAAAATAATCGGGATATCCCTTGTTTTATTATTAGCTCTCATCAATTCAGCAACCTCAAATCCATTCATTCCAGGCATCTGAACATCTAAAAGAACAATATCAATTTTTCTTTTTAATAATATTTTTAGAGCATCATTTCCATTAGAAGCAGTCAGTATATTTAGATTTTCACCTTCCAAGATCGCTTCCAATGAAATTAGGTTTGCCCTAGTATCATCTACAATAAGTATATTAGTGCTATAGTTACTCACAGTTGTTTCCTCCTAATTTTTTTATGTACCTATTAATCGAATCTAAGCTCATAAGTTTACATGCGGGAATATATTTTAACGCCGATCGTGGCATAATATCAAAATAGGCTTCTTCGGGATCTTGTACAATGCATTCTCCGCCTAATTTTTCGATTTTTCTAAGTCCTAAAGCACCATCTGAATTAGCTCCAGTCAAGATTATCCCCAAGAGGTCATCTGTATATACCTCTGCTGCAGATTCAAAAAGTATGTCGATAGATGGCCTTGAATAATTAACTTTTTCTTCTACTGATAAAGAAAAAGTATAATCATCTTCAATGGACAGGTGGTAATTTGAAGGAGCAAAATAAATAACACCATTTTTTATATCCTCTTTATCCTCAGCTTCTTTTATTGTCAGTCTGTTCAACCCTTCATATATCTTTGAAAATCCATCTGTTCTTTCCTTGACATGGATAACAATAATTATAGGCAGTTCTATTATTGGCTCTATATCTTTCAATACAACTTTTAATGCTTCTACTCCCCCTGCAGAAGTCCCTATTACAATGGCTTTATATCTCATATTAACACCCTATCTTCTTTTTGTAAATTTTTGTAGTAACAGTAATACTTTCAAATTTTTCATTTACACTGGTAAATCTTAGGTTTTCTTTAGACCCGATACCGATCATCCCTCCCGGTATCAAACTTTCTTCAAATAACTCTAGAACCTGATTTTGTAATTCCTTATTAAAGTATATCAATACATTTCTACAGATGACTAAATTAGCATCAATAAAAGTTTTATCGATCACCAGATTATGTTCTAAAAATGTTACATTTTTCAATAAATCCTGATCAAATATAGCATGATCATATTTTGCAACATAATAGTCTGAAAAAGATTTTTTTCCTCCTGCTTCCTGATAGTTTTTTGTCCATTTTTTTACATCTTCTATTGTATAAATCCCCTCTTTTGCAATATCCAGTACCTTTTTGTTTATATCTGTTGCATATATATTTACCCTATTTAACAGCCCTTCCTCCTTTAATAAAATTGCCATAGAGATAACTTCTTCACCGGTAGAGCAACCAGCATGCCATATATTTATAGATGGGTATGTTTTCAAAAGGGGAATAACATCTTCCCGTAAATCTTTAAAAAATTTGGGAAACCTGAACATCTCCGTTACATTTATAGACAGGTCTAATAATATTTGTTTTAACACCTCTCTATCATAGAGAATCCTTTCTGTTAATTGAGTTATAGTTTTTAAGTTATCTAATTTAACTCTTCTTAATATCCTTCTTTTTAAATGACTTTTTGTATAATTTTTAAAATCATAACCATATCTTGAATAGATGGCTTCAATTAATAATTGTAATTCTATATTCTCTATTTCCAATAATTCTTTTTCATTCATAATTTACAACCAAACCCTGAGTAAAGACAATAATTTATTTGTTTCAATTGGTTTAGAAAGATATTCATTGGCTCCAGCTTCAAGACATGAATCTCTATCACCTTTCATAGCTTTTGCTGTCAAAGCAATAATAGATAGTTCTTTAAATTCATTCATTTTTCTTATCTCTCTAATAGCTTCATATCCATCCATAACCGGCATCATAATATCCATTAAAACTAAATCTATTTTTTCCATATCCTTTAATTTTTCCAATGCTTCAATTCCATCGTTAGCTATTTCTACATCAATACCATTCATCTCTAAAATACTAGATAATGCAAATACATTCCGCATATCATCATCTACAACTAATATTTTTTTGTCTTTAAATATTTCATCGTCATTACTTGTTACAACATTCTTATGTTTTTTTACATTATGAACAAATAGTTTGATCTCATCTAATAATCTCTGGCTTGATCTGTCTCCCTTAATAATAATATTTTCTACTTTATTTCTTAATTTTTTTTCTTCATCCATACAAATTTCTTTACCTGTATAAACTATTATTGGAATATTTGAAAAGTTTTCATCTTCTTTGAGTCTTTCTATAAATTCAAAATCATTATAATCTAACAGTCCTAAATCCAATATCAACAGATCTACACTATTTTCAGTTAGAACTTCTAACGCATCTTCTCCCGATGTACTAGATAAAATTTCAATATCTTTATAATCATGCTTTATTAATTCTGTAAGTGCATCGTTCTGTATTTTATCATCTTCAACTACTAAGATCTTATTAATTTTATACCCATTTAACCCTGCCCCTTCTAATATATTTTCAATTTGAGTTTTACTTACAGGTTTTTTTAAAAATTCAACATCTTTTTCAAACATACTTTTTTCATAATCGCCACCACTAATGATATTAACAGGAATATTCTTTGTTCTTTTGTTATTCTTCAATCTTTCCAGTACTTCTAAACCATCAATTTTTGGCAGTCCTATATCCAATATAATTCCTGTAGGCATATAATAATCCGCGAGATATAACCCTATTTCTCCAGTTTCAGCAACAATCACTTTAAAGTTTTTTGCTCTACTAATATCCATTATGACCTTTGCAAAATTTGGATCATCATCAATAATGAGTAATATTTTATCATTGTCATTGATGTCATGCCTATCATCTAATACATAAGGAACTTCAAAAGGTTTTTTAAATAGTTTTTCCCCCTCTTCCTTAT
Encoded here:
- a CDS encoding DNA polymerase III subunit alpha, which gives rise to MKNKFVHLHLHTEYSLLDGVGKIDEYLDRALELKMDSVAITDHGNMFGAIEFYKKARKRGIKPILGMEAYISLGSMEEKEKTTYHLVLLAKNEVGYKNLMKLSSIGYLEGFYYKPRIDKIVLKKYSEGLIGLSACMQGEIAHGITDEKTAEELGDVVNSYIDIFGREDFYIELQDNGIPEQYPMNDKLYEVAKEYDLQVVGTNDVHYAHYGQHGLQDVLICIQTGSKVDDEKRMRIHTTELFMKSRDQLVEKLGKYEGALENTVKIAEKCNLEIEFGKFKFPEYEVEKEFKGVHEYLRKLVYDGLDKRYPNGVEEKAIERVEYELEIISRMGYEEYFVVVWDFIDYAKRQNIPIGPGRGSAAGSMVAYTLGITELDPIKYNLIFERFLNPERISMPDIDIDICQERRHELIEYVGKKYGRDRVAQIITFGTMKARAAIRDVGRALNIPLYKVDKLAKLIPQFYTIDRAIRDIGEFKRAYDTDDESKKIIDISRGLENKVRHASVHAAGVVITKNPLTNDVPLYSDSKGEQVCTQYQMKELEDLGLLKMDFLGLRNLTILQRTIDYIEDGVGIKIELSDVPLDAPLVYDALQRGDTLGVFQLESRGVRKLLKKLKPNNFDDVIAVLALYRPGPLGSGMVDDYIGVKNGLKDAKYPHESLEEVLKETYGVILYQEQVMKIASIMANYSLGEADLLRRAMGKKIAELMEENRLTFIERSVKNGYEKKVAENVFYLIDKFAGYGFNKSHSAAYGLIAYWTAYFKEYYSKYYYAALMTSERGNNDKLAIYIDDAKSHGIDVGLPDINKVNNKFIVDGDQIRFGMSAIKNLGEGIIDKLSKDIEEFGMYKTFEDFVVRTKKIGMNKKALEALVLSGTLDNLPGNRREKYSCIEKSLVYAARVAKEDEIQQMNLFGEARATIESFTMGTMEEYKIENILKGEKEYLGFYFTGHPLDKYNELLNVYELDKLVELKVDRPHHVRTCGIISGIKKIITKKNKQMMAVFTLEDHFGTVSCTVFPNEFDKLSNYLVEGNTVYLEGSVQLDFFGGNEEKKIVVREVKYLEDIVEVPSFKVYILVDEETKIKLPKLKQILLNHRGKHKVYIALREKDGNRVVELGEKYKVEPSSEFIHQVAELLGIDKMKIK
- a CDS encoding FAD-binding protein translates to MKYDIIFAGGGQASVFGAYEAINKNPNLKIMVIDKGQMLDKRVCPKEKLGRCVKCPTCAIIYGVSGAGAYSDSKFNMDYRVGGDVHTITSKTLVNETIQYVADIYKNFGFDDEPTGLVYNDEMELIKRRCIENDIQLVDTPTMHLGTDGSRELYSKLINTLLEKGVEFSSNSDFKDLIIEDGKVKGAVIETKEGEKTFYSDKIITALGRSGAKQMMKMCQKHGIGYSAGSVDIGVRVEIPDVVMKTINKNFYEAKMVFYTKKYNDKMRTFCSNPSGFIAVEKHSDNIMLANGHAYKNKKSTNTNLALLCTKSFTEPFNQPFEYAASIAKMSTMLTGGKVLCQSYGDLKAGRRSTEERMSRLNIEPTTEDYVAGDISLACPKRILDNIMEFIEVHDKVTPGFASNDLLLYFPEIKFRSTRMTIDSNMETTVKGLYSVGDSSGYGSGLNIAAVMGILAVRDILGKIK
- a CDS encoding diguanylate cyclase, which translates into the protein MSNYSTNILIVDDTRANLISLEAILEGENLNILTASNGNDALKILLKRKIDIVLLDVQMPGMNGFEVAELMRANNKTRDIPIIFITAINKEEEYIFKGYELGAVDYLYKPISNEILKSKVKVFVKLNEQTKIIEEKTRALEEKITQLELVEKKLNHLVRIDELTGVFNRRAFEEMFNLEWARTIRSNGSFSALMIDIDNFKNFNDTYGHLKGDECLKDVAKIIEKTLRRITDEVARLGGEEFIVLLPETDSEGAELIAEEIRKNVEGLQILNEGVDTSRFVTISIGVSSVIPTRFIEKKEFINQADKALYIAKKNGKNMTYVYK
- a CDS encoding chemotaxis protein CheB, encoding MRYKAIVIGTSAGGVEALKVVLKDIEPIIELPIIIVIHVKERTDGFSKIYEGLNRLTIKEAEDKEDIKNGVIYFAPSNYHLSIEDDYTFSLSVEEKVNYSRPSIDILFESAAEVYTDDLLGIILTGANSDGALGLRKIEKLGGECIVQDPEEAYFDIMPRSALKYIPACKLMSLDSINRYIKKLGGNNCE